One Aerococcus urinaeequi DNA segment encodes these proteins:
- a CDS encoding GNAT family N-acetyltransferase — MSHINMGLALRGSIESDMAQLTGMLEDAIALLAMNNIDQWQNGTISSEILLDAIMHDQAFVWEQRDSTGIAGFCVLDTYDELYENLAEGEWTVPGSYLAIHRVMVSQHLRGRKVTTQMFLDIKKMGIVNNVDSLRIDTHPDNIMMQKTLKRNGFVRTGLLYMPSGSSRYTYEFDLSKF, encoded by the coding sequence ATGAGTCATATTAATATGGGACTAGCACTTCGCGGATCAATTGAGAGCGATATGGCGCAATTAACTGGTATGCTTGAAGATGCGATAGCTTTACTTGCAATGAATAATATAGATCAATGGCAGAATGGTACGATATCCAGTGAAATTTTATTAGATGCGATTATGCATGATCAAGCTTTTGTGTGGGAACAACGGGATAGTACAGGGATTGCAGGCTTTTGTGTCTTGGATACTTATGATGAATTGTATGAAAACCTTGCAGAAGGTGAGTGGACTGTACCTGGGTCTTATCTGGCAATTCACCGTGTGATGGTATCTCAACATTTACGTGGACGCAAAGTAACTACTCAGATGTTTTTAGATATTAAAAAGATGGGAATCGTAAATAACGTTGATTCCTTACGAATTGATACTCATCCAGATAATATTATGATGCAGAAAACCTTAAAAAGAAATGGCTTTGTTAGAACAGGGTTACTGTATATGCCTTCAGGTAGCTCACGGTATACTTACGAGTTTGATTTATCCAAATTTTAG
- a CDS encoding lipoate--protein ligase: MYYVKNERNGKEIFDPTYNLAIEYFLLNEKKLDEPILLFYINEPSIIIGKNQNTHVEINEPYVKEHNVHVVRRFSGGGAVYHDLGNICFCFITNDDGNSFRDFKKFTEPIIESLGKMGVEGAELRGRNDLVIGDQKFSGNAMYSKNGRMTAHGTLMFDVDIEETTKVLKPKAAKLKAKGVKSIRSRVTNIKPHMDAASQNMTLFDFRSALLRNIFDVENLEDIQEYVLTDDDWAWIEDFRQQYTNNDDWNYGENPDFEIIRDERTPAGQIEFQFNISKGKIIACKIYGDFFGLGEITDVENALIGQEYSRENLIDIFNSINIKNYFGNVTAAELADLASL; the protein is encoded by the coding sequence ATGTATTATGTAAAAAATGAACGTAACGGTAAAGAGATTTTTGACCCCACTTATAATTTGGCGATTGAATACTTTTTGTTAAATGAAAAGAAATTAGATGAACCAATCTTACTATTTTATATTAATGAACCTTCAATTATCATTGGAAAAAATCAAAATACGCACGTTGAAATTAATGAGCCTTATGTTAAAGAACATAACGTTCATGTTGTCCGTCGTTTTTCAGGCGGTGGAGCAGTCTACCACGATTTAGGTAATATTTGCTTCTGCTTTATTACTAATGATGACGGCAATTCCTTTAGAGACTTTAAGAAATTCACTGAACCTATTATTGAATCTCTTGGCAAAATGGGTGTTGAAGGCGCTGAGCTACGCGGACGTAATGACCTTGTAATCGGTGACCAAAAGTTCTCTGGTAATGCTATGTATTCTAAGAATGGGCGAATGACAGCTCACGGTACCTTGATGTTTGATGTAGACATTGAAGAAACGACTAAAGTATTGAAACCTAAAGCAGCCAAACTAAAGGCAAAAGGGGTAAAATCAATCCGAAGTCGCGTAACGAATATTAAGCCACATATGGATGCTGCCTCTCAAAATATGACCTTGTTCGATTTCAGATCAGCTTTATTACGTAATATTTTTGATGTAGAAAATCTTGAAGACATCCAGGAATATGTCTTAACTGATGATGACTGGGCATGGATTGAAGACTTTCGTCAACAATATACCAATAATGATGACTGGAACTACGGAGAAAACCCGGACTTTGAAATCATCAGAGATGAAAGAACGCCTGCTGGCCAAATCGAATTCCAATTTAACATTTCAAAAGGTAAAATTATAGCATGTAAAATATACGGTGACTTCTTTGGTTTAGGGGAAATTACTGACGTTGAAAATGCCTTGATTGGACAAGAATATAGCCGTGAAAATTTAATCGATATTTTTAATAGCATTAACATTAAAAACTACTTTGGTAACGTCACAGCTGCAGAATTAGCTGACTTAGCTTCATTATAA